A window from Mya arenaria isolate MELC-2E11 chromosome 9, ASM2691426v1 encodes these proteins:
- the LOC128246735 gene encoding putative nuclease HARBI1: MVYVVSSIVYIFMEIEQLQMWARWLELQRDRAIAVLELEQEEEAEGRRHRRRRQMRRKIWMKQWLARRPLYGHYEQLLQELNREDPKGYKNFLRVDADMFGELVDRISPRIQKKNTNFREALEPGLKLAVTLRHLATGASYSDLMYSFRVGSNTISKFVPEVLDAIIQEYSEEVLPDVVTAEQWQQIADDFRTKWNFPHVCGALDGKHVRIKNPKNSGSLFYNYKGFFSIILLALVDANYKFIWVSVGANGSASDAQLFNNTELRTMLEENNLGLPDPDPLPGDDMNTPYFLIGDDAFPLRTWMMKPYSRRNLTNEERIFNYRLSRARRVVENAFGLLAMRFQCLLGCLNQMPETVDLIILACVTLHNLISIRYPAIARLAVDQEDEHNQLVPGEWRQGRQLADCDRTHGRNVVTSAGVSQRNYIKHYFNSRAGSVEWQQNMI; the protein is encoded by the exons ATGGTATATGTTGTGTCCAGCATAGTATACATATTTATGGAGATTGAGCAGTTGCAGATGTGGGCCAGATGGTTAGAGCTCCAGAGAGACAGGGCCATTGCAGTGCTAGAGTTGGAACAAGAGGAAGAGGCTGAGGGTCGTAGGCATAGACGTAGGCGACAAATGCGCAGGAAAATATGGATGAAGCAGTGGCTTGCACGACGACCCCTGTATGGGCATTATGAGCAACTGCTACAGGAGCTAAACAGGGAAGACCCAAAAGGATACAAAAATTTCCTAAGGGTAGACGCTGATATGTTTGGGGAGCTTGTTGATCGCATATCACCCAGAATTCAGAAAAAGAACACCAACTTCAG GGAAGCCCTGGAGCCTGGATTGAAGTTGGCGGTCACTCTTCGTCATCTCGCAACTGGAGCCTCGTATTCAGACTTGATGTACTCATTCCGAGTGGGAAGTAACACAATAAGTAAATTCGTCCCTGAAGTTTTGGATGCTATAATACAGGAGTACTCTGAAGAGGTTTTGCCAGACGTCGTCACTGCTGAACAATGGCAGCAGATTGCAGATGACTTCCGAACCAAGTGGAATTTTCCTCATGTCTGCGGGGCTCTTGATGGTAAGCACGTGAGGATAAAGAACCCGAAGAACTCTGGATCTCTGTTCTATAACTATAAAGGCTTCTTTTCCATAATACTACTCGCACTCGTAGACGCAAACTACAAATTCATCTGGGTAAGCGTTGGTGCTAATGGCAGTGCATCCGATGCCCAGCTATTCAATAACACTGAACTCAGAACCATGCTAGAAGAAAACAACCTTGGTTTGCCTGACCCTGATCCACTGCCTGGCGATGACATGAACACCCCATACTTCCTCATTGGAGATGACGCCTTCCCGTTGAGAACTTGGATGATGAAGCCATACTCCAGACGCAACTTGACCAACGAGGAGCGCATATTCAATTACAG GTTGTCCAGGGCTAGACGAGTGGTAGAAAACGCCTTCGGTCTTCTCGCTATGCGGTTTCAGTGCCTACTTGGCTGCTTGAACCAGATGCCCGAAACCGTTGACTTGATTATTCTTGCATGTGTCACACTGCATAACCTTATCAGCATACGGTACCCTGCCATTGCAAGACTGGCCGTCGACCAAGAGGACGAGCATAACCAATTAGTACCTGGTGAATGGCGCCAAGGAAGACAGTTGGCTGATTGTGATCGGACCCATGGAAGAAATGTGGTGACATCCGCTGGGGTCAGTCAGAGGAACTACATTAAACACTACTTCAACTCCCGAGCTGGTTCAGTTGAGTGGCAACAGAATATGATTTAG
- the LOC128246737 gene encoding uncharacterized protein LOC128246737 yields the protein MPRKGKRPIGSTIASKCAVAAPQPEIVEPTQEESNESPIPPTDSSAEQTRKEQVEERPTSPEIETDIRPRKTLHRTLTQDEEDDLVAWLRENSFLFDKSSAGFKYKEKKNSTWAAKEAELGLKPGDLSSIWYTNMRTQYSKLIKLTNKSGSGAGERTARQQWILDNFEFLRPYLVQLRTQRGSKFAEKRKELVLEETEDDDAASDSSAPSTSAVSGCRPKAARVLSSLTSELESVRGAITVAQDPAAHTGQFLVYLMRQMDQQRMNVFVTRATRLALDLAEESQEEKRRLATQEAAGHVGQQIADPVFAMPVPPAPTSSIYRRQAPISAAFGSAWQQNQFQQQDHMQQDFQLATNIAASAPPAHLTPLLKSFTHLQPPNVQPILQQPTCAYRSITPAIETPTTTASIIRQAMDMVSTPNSSPILTQEMHDAPKD from the exons ATGCCGAGAAAAGGCAAAAGGCCGATAGGCAGTACAATTGCGAGTAAATGTGCAGTTGCTGCGCCTCAGCCTGAAATCGTGGAACCCACCCAGGAAGAGAGTAATGAGTCGCCTATACCCCCTACTGACTCTTCTGCCGAGCAAACCAGAAAAGAGCAAGTAGAAGAACGTCCGACTTCTCCTGAGATAGAG ACTGATATCAGGCCCCGGAAGACACTACATCGTACACTCACGCAAGATGAAGAAGATGACCTTGTAGCGTGGTTAAGAGAGAACTCGTTCCTCTTCGACAAATCATCCGCAGGATTCAAGTATAAGGAGAAGAAGAACAGTACATGGGCCGCGAAAGAGGCAGAGTTGGGCCTCAAACCTGGAGACCTGTCGTCAATCTGGTACACGAATATGAGAACACAGTATTCGAAACTAATTAAGCTTACCAACAAATCTGGATCTGGTGCTGGAGAGCGCACAGCAAGGCAACAGTGGATTTTGGACAACTTTGAATTCCTGCGCCCTTATCTGGTACAGCTGCGAACTCAGAGGGGATCCAAA TTTGCGGAGAAGAGAAAGGAACTTGTCTTGGAGGAGACAGAGGATGATGACGCCGCCTCCGATTCGTCAGCACCCTCTACATCAGCAGTATCTGGTTGCCGTCCCAAAGCAGCGCGTGTACTGTCCTCATTGACGTCCGAGTTGGAGTCCGTGCGTGGTGCCATCACAGTTGCGCAAGATCCAGCAGCACACACTGGCCAGTTTTTGGTGTATTTGATGCGCCAAATGGACCAGCAGAGAATGAATGTGTTTGTCACACGTGCAACAAGGCTGGCTCTGGACCTTGCGGAGGAAAGCCAAGAGGAGAAGAGACGACTAGCCACCCAAGAGGCAGCAGGGCATGTAGGTCAACAGATAGCAGATCCAGTTTTTGCCATGCCTGTCCCTCCCGCTCCTACATCATCTATATACAGAAGACAGGCTCCCATATCAGCGGCGTTCGGCTCAGCATGGCAGCAGAATCAGTTTCAGCAACAGGATCACATGCAGCAGGATTTTCAGCTAGCTACCAATATAGCTGCATCTGCACCACCAGCCCATCTTACACCACTGCTGAAAAGTTTTACTCACCTGCAACCACCAAATGTGCAGCCAATCTTGCAACAGCCTACATGTGCTTACAGGTCCATTACACCCGCCATAGAAACCCCAACCACGACTGCATCTATCATCCGCCAGGCTATGGATATGGTCTCGACACCAAATAGTTCCCCCATCCTAACCCAGGAGATGCATGACGCACCCAAGGACTGA